Proteins from a genomic interval of Bradyrhizobium sp. CCBAU 53340:
- the pepT gene encoding peptidase T, whose amino-acid sequence MSLTFAHTVTERFLRYVTIDTQSDPNSPASPSTEKQKDLGRVLVTELKAMGVADAHLDDYGYVYATIPANTDKKLPVICFCSHMDTSPDVTGKDVKPQVVKNYRGGDITLPGDPSQVIRFAEHPALKHQIGNDIITTDGTTLLGADNKAGVAEIMDAAHFFINNPDVKHGTIKILFTPDEEIGRGVDNVDIKKLGADFGYTMDGETAGSVEDETFSADGATIIISGVSAHPGYAKGKMEHAIKIAAAIVERLPREGCSPETTSGKQGFLHPVGIEGALEQATLSFIVRDFTEEGLKEKEALLESIVKDVMKEYPRSSYKFEVREQYRNMKQVIDRHPHILEYAIEAIRRAGLRPMRTAIRGGTDGSRLSFMGLPCPNIFAGEHAFHSRLEWVSRQDMEKAVQTIVHLAMIWEEKA is encoded by the coding sequence ATGTCCCTGACCTTCGCGCATACCGTGACCGAGCGCTTCCTGCGCTACGTCACCATCGACACCCAGTCCGATCCGAATTCCCCGGCCTCGCCATCGACCGAGAAGCAAAAAGATCTCGGCCGCGTTCTCGTGACTGAGCTCAAGGCCATGGGCGTCGCCGACGCCCATCTCGACGATTACGGCTATGTCTACGCGACGATCCCGGCCAACACCGACAAGAAGCTGCCGGTGATCTGTTTCTGCTCGCACATGGACACCTCGCCCGACGTTACCGGCAAGGACGTCAAGCCGCAGGTGGTGAAGAACTATCGCGGCGGCGACATCACGCTGCCGGGTGATCCCAGCCAGGTGATCCGCTTCGCCGAGCATCCCGCGCTGAAGCACCAGATCGGCAACGACATCATCACCACCGACGGCACCACGCTGCTAGGCGCCGACAACAAGGCCGGCGTCGCCGAGATCATGGATGCCGCGCATTTCTTCATCAACAACCCGGATGTGAAGCACGGCACCATCAAGATCCTGTTCACGCCGGACGAGGAGATCGGCCGCGGCGTCGACAATGTCGACATCAAGAAGCTGGGCGCGGATTTCGGCTATACCATGGACGGCGAGACCGCCGGCAGCGTCGAGGACGAGACCTTCTCGGCCGACGGCGCCACCATCATCATTTCAGGCGTCAGCGCCCATCCCGGCTATGCCAAGGGCAAGATGGAGCACGCGATCAAGATCGCGGCTGCCATCGTCGAGCGCCTGCCGAGGGAAGGCTGCTCGCCCGAAACGACCTCGGGCAAGCAGGGTTTCTTGCATCCGGTCGGCATCGAAGGCGCGCTGGAACAGGCGACGCTCTCCTTCATCGTGCGCGACTTCACCGAGGAAGGGCTGAAGGAAAAGGAAGCCCTGCTCGAGAGCATCGTCAAGGATGTGATGAAGGAGTACCCGCGCTCGAGCTACAAGTTCGAGGTGCGGGAGCAGTACCGCAACATGAAGCAGGTGATCGACCGTCACCCGCACATCCTCGAATACGCCATCGAAGCGATCCGCCGCGCGGGCCTCCGCCCGATGCGCACCGCGATCCGCGGCGGCACCGACGGTTCACGCCTGTCCTTCATGGGCCTGCCCTGCCCCAACATTTTTGCCGGTGAGCACGCGTTTCATTCGCGGCTCGAATGGGTCAGCCGGCAGGACATGGAGAAGGCCGTGCAGACCATCGTGCACCTCGCCATGATCTGGGAAGAGAAGGCTTAA